Proteins encoded within one genomic window of Rhodothermales bacterium:
- a CDS encoding cohesin domain-containing protein translates to MVSRYVLLLLAVAAYATPAIARQEVSVEVRLEPAQATVGDVVRVAMIVGGLPAGQVFSFQFEVTVDPAVATLEEVVTGGTRSEGAIVLVGPAGTGRVRVAAAGTRPLEGDGILVYLSLRAHRAGESLIQVSSFLFNEGDPAARAVDGWVTVLGPTTEADSLRVTLPDTTARAGHHIRLPVRIAHPGRGLLAVAFTLEYDPGAFESVAIDTAGALVAGSLARFEPGDPGEVHGFIATARPVAVAGDLFTVVAHAGAHEINTRLRFSRFIVNEGDPPIGFRGGRVAIRARPPGDVSGDGHLDRADAEMVLDFLAGRLSLDAITYDAADVSGNGLVSPYDAALILQAAAGLLPCFPVEIGCDADKRVGERVGERVGENPGRWAWSPPSPDHSGDWRTRLMLDATNAPVYSVAIAMLRPGSTPAQLTPELIPLPDGWQSTRFIRGDSLHLVLAGPMPLPPGDLLLFPTPPPVGVAVALNDRRVMPEAPAPVSPPEQPAVDLTLASTFPNPFSRHTTFIFQLPTAGPAQLTVYDLLGRAVARPLDGWLEAGEHQLPFHRGALGAGVYLYILDAGGQRVSRRLIIQ, encoded by the coding sequence ATGGTCTCCCGCTACGTCTTGCTCCTCCTCGCCGTCGCCGCGTACGCCACGCCGGCCATTGCACGCCAGGAAGTGTCAGTGGAAGTTCGCCTCGAACCCGCCCAAGCGACAGTCGGCGATGTGGTACGAGTCGCGATGATCGTAGGCGGATTGCCAGCCGGTCAGGTCTTCAGTTTCCAATTTGAGGTGACGGTAGACCCCGCCGTGGCGACGCTGGAAGAGGTTGTCACCGGAGGTACGCGTAGCGAGGGCGCCATCGTCCTGGTTGGCCCCGCCGGCACCGGGCGGGTGCGCGTGGCGGCGGCCGGCACCCGCCCGCTCGAGGGGGATGGGATACTCGTCTACCTGAGCTTGCGCGCCCATCGCGCCGGCGAAAGCCTGATCCAGGTGAGTTCCTTTTTATTTAACGAGGGCGATCCGGCCGCGCGGGCGGTCGATGGGTGGGTGACGGTGTTGGGCCCCACGACGGAAGCCGACTCCCTTCGAGTGACGCTGCCGGACACGACGGCGCGTGCGGGGCACCACATCCGCCTCCCGGTACGCATCGCCCACCCGGGCCGGGGTCTTCTGGCCGTAGCCTTTACGCTCGAGTACGACCCCGGCGCCTTCGAATCGGTCGCGATCGACACCGCCGGCGCCCTCGTCGCTGGCTCCCTCGCCCGCTTCGAGCCCGGCGATCCCGGCGAAGTTCACGGCTTTATCGCCACCGCACGGCCGGTAGCAGTTGCCGGGGATCTGTTTACCGTGGTCGCCCACGCCGGAGCGCATGAAATCAACACCCGGCTCAGGTTCTCCCGGTTCATCGTAAACGAGGGGGATCCGCCGATCGGGTTTCGGGGCGGCCGTGTCGCCATTCGCGCTCGTCCGCCTGGTGATGTCTCGGGCGATGGCCATCTGGACCGGGCCGACGCGGAAATGGTGCTCGACTTCCTGGCCGGCCGCCTCTCCCTGGATGCCATCACCTACGACGCCGCCGACGTGTCCGGCAACGGCCTCGTCTCCCCGTACGACGCCGCGCTCATCCTGCAGGCGGCCGCCGGCCTGCTTCCGTGTTTCCCGGTAGAAATCGGCTGCGATGCCGATAAACGTGTGGGCGAACGTGTGGGCGAACGTGTGGGCGAAAATCCTGGTCGATGGGCCTGGAGCCCTCCCTCGCCCGACCACTCCGGTGATTGGAGGACCCGTCTGATGCTCGACGCCACTAACGCACCCGTTTACAGCGTCGCGATCGCGATGCTACGACCGGGCTCGACCCCGGCGCAGCTAACCCCCGAACTCATCCCGCTTCCCGACGGATGGCAGTCCACCCGATTCATCCGGGGCGATTCACTGCACCTCGTGCTCGCCGGCCCGATGCCCTTACCTCCCGGCGACCTGCTGCTGTTTCCCACACCCCCTCCGGTGGGTGTCGCCGTCGCCCTCAACGACCGACGAGTGATGCCGGAGGCCCCTGCCCCGGTGTCTCCACCAGAACAACCCGCCGTCGACCTCACGCTAGCCTCGACCTTTCCGAATCCATTTTCGCGACACACCACCTTCATATTCCAACTCCCGACAGCCGGCCCGGCCCAATTGACCGTGTACGACCTCCTTGGCCGCGCAGTGGCCCGGCCTCTGGACGGCTGGCTCGAGGCCGGCGAGCACCAGCTCCCCTTCCACCGGGGCGCGCTCGGAGCCGGCGTTTACCTCTATATCCTCGACGCCGGTGGCCAGCGCGTCAGCCGGCGCCTTATTATTCAATAA
- a CDS encoding right-handed parallel beta-helix repeat-containing protein, which translates to MNRSWFTGWLMAGWFVGGMFLAPYVRAQECPTGVCAAPEGRTYWVDAHAGNDNNPGTEHQPWATISRSTRPGVLQPGDAVVIRAGTYREAILPSTGGASGRPIRFMAHPGERVVISGAIPLPGVWQLAGADWALPWPFPPLWTRRVHDGVPHDDDARRRDLIIVDGRVLQPVYRRADLRDSTFFLEGSPDTPTTLYVRLPAGSHPSTGIWETSRLPHLFRTSANEIGCLAGEALSYFHLSGLLFEHVANEAQQGAVCIGGEESVLERVTVRWTNGAGVLVSGEGHQLTGVEAYFNGMSGIRGERCDRCVVERSISRFNNWKGYAPFWESGGGKWLFTTRSVFREVDFSDNAGPGLWLDMYNTENIVENSRFHGNYGVNLFIEYQSNGNIIRNNVMTGARYARPSFFGYGLLIHASDQNLILHNTLMANEGGGIRIRADDRGDAAGNRYLNNLFVANLKFQGLTGRDLAFENHRSLALARSNQGDGNVFWGRRSATSEYQTFYLRLLNTSGDEVLRTSDLAVWQTQLQTDHSSWTLQPDAHHGLDTTDVIAGWRIGAASVLRGTAVPLSGSSSVGEDVDREPRTTAGADPGADQFVAAVLLAGDASGDGRLSAFDAALILRALETGQGVPDRYPPAYDRSGDGIVSRHDALLVLEAIAAAE; encoded by the coding sequence ATGAACAGATCGTGGTTCACCGGGTGGCTCATGGCCGGGTGGTTCGTGGGCGGGATGTTCCTCGCACCCTACGTACGGGCGCAGGAATGCCCCACCGGCGTCTGCGCCGCGCCGGAAGGGCGAACCTACTGGGTGGATGCCCACGCCGGCAATGACAACAACCCGGGCACCGAACACCAACCCTGGGCCACCATTTCCCGAAGCACCCGCCCCGGCGTCCTCCAGCCGGGCGACGCGGTCGTGATCCGCGCGGGGACCTACCGCGAGGCCATCCTGCCCTCCACGGGTGGAGCCTCGGGCCGGCCGATTCGTTTCATGGCCCATCCGGGCGAGCGGGTCGTCATCTCCGGAGCCATTCCGCTACCGGGTGTCTGGCAACTCGCCGGCGCCGACTGGGCGCTGCCGTGGCCGTTCCCACCCCTGTGGACACGCCGCGTCCACGACGGCGTCCCGCACGACGACGACGCACGCCGGCGCGATCTGATTATCGTCGACGGTCGCGTCCTCCAACCTGTCTACCGACGCGCCGACCTCCGAGACAGCACCTTCTTCCTCGAAGGCTCACCCGATACCCCCACCACCCTGTATGTGCGGCTGCCCGCCGGGAGCCACCCATCGACCGGGATCTGGGAAACCAGCCGGCTTCCCCATCTTTTCCGAACCTCGGCGAACGAAATCGGCTGCCTGGCCGGCGAAGCGCTAAGCTACTTTCACCTCTCCGGTCTCCTCTTCGAGCATGTCGCCAACGAGGCCCAACAGGGCGCCGTGTGTATCGGCGGCGAGGAATCGGTTCTGGAGCGTGTGACCGTGCGTTGGACTAACGGCGCCGGCGTACTCGTTTCGGGTGAGGGGCACCAGCTTACCGGAGTCGAGGCCTACTTCAACGGCATGAGCGGCATCCGCGGAGAACGGTGCGACCGCTGCGTGGTCGAGCGCAGCATCTCCCGATTCAACAACTGGAAGGGGTACGCCCCATTCTGGGAGTCCGGCGGCGGGAAATGGCTTTTCACGACGCGTTCGGTGTTTCGAGAAGTCGACTTTTCAGACAACGCCGGCCCGGGGCTGTGGCTGGACATGTACAATACCGAAAACATTGTCGAGAACAGCCGCTTCCACGGTAACTACGGAGTCAACCTGTTCATCGAGTACCAGAGCAACGGTAACATCATCCGCAATAACGTGATGACCGGCGCGCGATACGCCCGCCCCTCGTTCTTTGGGTATGGGCTGCTCATCCACGCCAGCGACCAGAATCTCATCCTCCACAACACCCTGATGGCGAATGAAGGCGGCGGCATACGCATCCGGGCCGACGACCGGGGGGATGCCGCCGGCAATCGGTATCTGAACAACCTGTTCGTCGCCAACCTGAAATTCCAGGGCCTCACCGGGCGCGATCTCGCGTTCGAAAATCACCGAAGTCTGGCCCTGGCCCGTTCAAATCAGGGCGACGGAAATGTATTCTGGGGCCGGCGCTCGGCCACCAGTGAGTACCAGACGTTTTACCTGCGGCTCCTCAATACGTCGGGAGACGAAGTGCTCCGAACATCGGATCTCGCTGTCTGGCAAACACAACTGCAAACGGACCACTCTTCCTGGACCCTGCAGCCGGACGCCCACCACGGGCTCGACACCACGGACGTCATTGCCGGCTGGCGGATCGGCGCGGCTTCGGTGCTGCGGGGCACGGCCGTTCCACTATCCGGATCGTCGTCGGTCGGGGAAGATGTGGACCGCGAGCCCCGTACAACGGCCGGGGCAGACCCGGGCGCCGATCAGTTCGTGGCCGCGGTGCTCCTCGCCGGCGACGCCTCCGGCGATGGCCGGCTTTCGGCCTTCGATGCGGCGCTCATCCTTCGGGCGCTTGAAACCGGACAAGGAGTACCCGATCGTTATCCTCCGGCCTACGATCGCTCGGGCGACGGCATCGTCTCACGGCACGACGCACTGCTTGTGCTCGAAGCCATCGCGGCGGCGGAGTGA